In the Limanda limanda chromosome 15, fLimLim1.1, whole genome shotgun sequence genome, tgcactgtataaatgtggGTGGGAATGTGTTAATGGTaaactgtaaagcgctttgattggtcatcaagactagaaaagtgctatataaatacaaaccatttaaaaccaTTTGATTTGGCTTGCAGTGGTAATAGGAAGCTAAAGCTTTGGAATTGTAATGCCTAAAAGGGGATCAGCTGAGCTATCGGCTGATGTGGGCTGGCATAGAggtctgctgctgtcagctAATGCACTGGGTTGTGGCTGAGTTTGACTTGGCAGCCTCCTTGAGCAAAcgctctgtttgttttaataatatGTCTACAGTAATTGTAAAGGCAAAATGTCACATATCAAATCTGATCAGTTTAATCTGTGAAACTCGTGGACTGTTGCTAGACTAAAataccctgttcagacctggtattaagaTCCACTTTTCTTGAATGTTGTCCAGCATGCAGGTATGGGTTATCGCAAAATCTTTATccgtatgtttgtgtgtgtggtttcagaTGGGTCCAACCCATACACCCTGAAACTGTGTTTCTCCACCTCGTCACATCTATAAAGAGGTGCAGAGCACAAGAAGAGTATGCTGAGAGTTgatgtctgacctctgacctgaggaAAGGACCATGGGACAGACACAtagaagagaggatgagagataATGAGTGATAATATTCACGAAAGAAGATAAtggggagagagatagagaccaAGATGATGAAGTGAAGACTCTCACCATCTCTAAATGGAACATCACTTAATGTATCATCCCACCATCCAGCCATAACTCTCAAGCTGACAGACTAGCGATGCATAATAATGTCTTCATATTGTCACGTGGGACATCTGGAGGACACTGCTCATATGTTAGTCCCTTAAGTCTTCACTGCATGGTAAAAAGTGTCTTGAAGTGTGGACTTAGACAAACAGAGGGTGACTCTAAGGAATCTACTGTACATTGTTAGTCACACATAAGGATCTAAAATCATAACCTGTGCTCATGGCAGATAGTGACTCAAATcatattttaatctttaaaaacGATAAAAACAGTGTGTTTCCTTGAATTGCCATTGAGTATATGTAGTGAATATGAATATCATTTTAACACAAGTTCTCATATAAGGTTTATTAGATGTCACTTCACTGTTTAGTTCAGTCACTTTAGAGTTAGATATCTGGCCAGTTGTTGAGTTTGCTGTAGCTGTTTGTGGTCCTCAGAGGAAGTGACCCTCTTAACTGACTTTTCCCATACCACCAGCGTAAGGTCAGTCAGCAGTATGGTGTGTGACAAGGTATTTGGGAAACTAAAGGCATTCAATTTCACATGAATATCAATGTTTTCCACATGATTTGCTCCATCACAAACCTCTGAGCCATCACAAACCTCTGAGCCCATTTTGCCTCATGCAAGAACATTTTCATATTCTTATCTTAAATTTCTCTTGCATTTGTTCATACAAACATGGCACATCAGATTCAGCAAAGGCTTCTAACTTCAGAAATGTAAATGACCTGCATAATTATTGAAGTCCTGTCCAGCATAACAACAATCAGGACCTGCAGTGCTGTTAATGCTGGGTCACCTGTGAGTTGcactgaaataaagaaaaaatggtCTGCTCAGACATTGACCTCTTTGCATTTTGGACAATCCCTTATTTTTTACATAAGTGTCGTCATCCTCAGCCCAAAATATTAACATTCATTTAGGATACCAGATGATACATTAGTATCATGTTTCCAAAGGGATGAACAATTTGGAATCTAATACTTATCATATTTACTCCGGTCGCACTGCCATGACAAATCCTATTTTTAGCACCATTTCTGGGGAGGCTGTAAGAATAGTTCAGTCTTTCTAATTATGTGTAAGGAAATACAGCTTTCTTCTTTAACAGCAGAGGCACTATATTTTATTGACAGCAAAGGAAGGGAATGATGTCAAGACGCAGTTAATACAACAAGAAGATGGAGCTAATCAAAATTATGAATCTGTGTGAAGTATGCATGTAATGCTTGTGCCTGCCTAGGTTTAATCACACAGTTGCAGGTTAGTTTAAATGTCATCTCTGAATTGCTTGTAGAATGTTATTGTTTATCTATTTTTTGGGGGCTGTGCCCAGACTCTAGATGCTCGCTGGCGAGCTCTACTCCCAGGTCTGGCTCCAAGAGAGCTTCCTTCCTTATTGTAGTGCATTTCCCCTTGAAACAGCAAACAGGGACTGACAAGTAATTCAGTATAAACCAATGGGACATAATCGACTTACCCAGCAAGTACCATCTTTGAGGGTATGGCACCACTAAACAAAAGTCAGGTTTGAATAATAagataataaatgtaaattcacCTGAAAATATCGAGAAATGCAGTGTTGGCCGGTCTGTCAAGGTAGAATAAGGAGGCCAAACTTACATCCAaacttataataatataaattctacaatattaaaaagaaatttGCTCTATCATATCAACcagcattttttttactttgaatgaAATGTGTGAGTAAATGGGCAATCCAAGATCAGCATATGGATACAGACTGGGCCCAAGGACCTGAAAGGTCTGATGGTCCCTGGTTAAGAGCATCTATATGAACTGACttgttgtgatttgttgtgATTTGTAGAGGTCAGTTAAATGATACAAAATGATGCAAAGCGGCTTTCGGACGATTGAGGACCTGTTAACCTGTCTGTGCCCACACACCCATTTTCCCTGTCCATGTCCTGAGTGATTTTTTGGATGGTGCTTGGATTGGATGGACACACTTAGCTTCTATGAGACCAGCTATTTGGTGAAGTTGAGTACAAAAAGCATATTGTTTCACCCAGTAACTCTTCGACTTGCAGATTTCACTGCACCAAgcctttcttttatttcatgaaaGTATGCTCCTATTCTTATGTGTTAAAAGTTTTGACATGAATGATGAATACCACTAAGTCTGCTCTTAAATAAATGCCCCTTTAGATGTTGTGCAACGGTTTCATTTAATGGACAAAAAAACTTTATATATCTTCTGTTTGTCTTAAATCCATTGAATCTCATTGTATTTCTAatgaggttttatttatttattcgttTTTAAGCCTTTAAGGTAGTTAGATGAATGGGCCATCTAATTATTTTAGGCTATAAAGGTTTAATGTTGTCAATTTTGTGTAATCAAAGACAAAACATGTAGAAAAATTCATTAAAGAATGTTGTTGTAACTTACATGTATAAAGTGAATAAATCCAAGTCTATGGCGCGAGATCACAGTTCAAATCTGATTTTTTCCATGTGACTTCAATTCATGCTGTATTCACATAAAAGGATGTtcttgttcatttaaaaaaaaacttgtcaACAGTAGAAAATGTCTCATGTCATAAGTGATGCTTCAGTTCAGTTCGGCATGCACTTTATTGTCCCGCTGAGGCAAATTTGATTTGCAGCAAAGTACAGATAAAAGAATGACAATGTTCACCcataacacaacaaaaaattATTCAACTTATATACTCACATCAAACCTCCCATTTTTTTCCCCTAAATccttgaaaaaaacatttgctaACCAATTATGTGACTTTTTGCGCAGGAATGTTTGTTTGAAGTCTTTCAGTCAGAATTTAGGGTAACATCTCTGTTAAACGTTACCAATGACTGAATCTTAGTGCTGCGTTTGACACCATAGGTCATGACATTCTGTTGCAGAGACCCAACAAGTAGACAACCCAGCACTAGCAAAACAGCATTAGATTGGTTTATGTCTCACTTATCAGATAATGTGTTTATGTTAACGATGACTTTTCCATGCTCACAAAAGTAATTCATGAAGTTCCCGGAGATTACTGGGGCCAATACCGTTCACTTTATATATGcttcttttaataaatattatcAGAAAGCAACCACATATATTTCTATTGTTACAAAGATGACACACTAACCTTAGTTATCTATGAAGCCAGATGAATCTTGGTAAACCTCAGGTATGTCTTAAAGAGATAAAAGTCTGGAAGACCTATAACTTTTTCTTTCTAAACTCTTTGCTGATTTTTGTATATGGTCCCTTTTACTTTGTTAAAATAAGAGAAGTAGCCAATTTAATGTCAGGGACAATAATTATTCATATCGCGACTAGTATTGCTtcaaattatattaattatacTTATGATAATGAAAAGATAATAAACAAATCAGAGACATATTTGAAATTACGCATAGACACTGGCTAATATATAATAAACTGACTGTGTTAGAGCTCTCTGATGCAAATTCTTTGATACAGATGACAAAAAAAGGACAACTACCTGGGGAGTCAATTTTGGTATTGGGGAAAGTTGAATCTCTGCGTCCTCTAAAGTTATGATGAGGTGCTGGAGAAAGGAAGTCCACAGAAACAAAGTTTCACATAGATAGAATTTAAGAGGTCGACACAGAATCATTTTTTCCTCCACCAGCTTCGAAACCTGAAGGTCTCTCTTGTCACAGCCTCCATCATAACCTATCTTGTTATGCATGCAAAAAAGTTTCAAAAGACAGACAATTGCTTATTGTATTCATTCATGACTAAAATTAAGGGTCTTAAGTATCTTAAATTCCTCTCAGGTCTGCAGATGAGTAGTTGTAGCATTTGAGCAACTCAGGATTCTTAACTTTGATCAAATCTCCCCATGTTAAACAGCTTTATCTGGTGGACTCTTTGAGTCAGTACAATCGGTGTAAACTCTCAAATGATCATCAGCCTTGACAGACCTCTGTGTGGACACTAAATGCTCACTAGTGGGTTATGTGCACTGTTAGAATTTTGAGGATTTTTGAACTACAGACTAAACACTGGAAATCATTTATTCCACAATGATGATGAGCTATCTAGGTCCAGAGGCATATTCCCACATCAGGATGTTCCCTCACCTtcgatgtattttttttactataCTCTTAACAGGACTGTGCAAGATCAGTCTGAGCAACTACACCAGACAAAACTACTATCATTATGACAAAAACATATCACGACCCCTCACTGTGACTGTGGATCCTATATTCTGAAAAATAATTTAAGTCAAAAACAACATCCATACCATGGATGACATACCATTCATTAGTTCTACAGTTAAAGTCTTACCGACATAATAATGTGCGTACAGTAAATGTTTCCTGCCTGGAAGACGAGATTCGGGGCAATTATTTACCACGTACGTCGGCGCGTTCTCTCCCGCTCAGTTCACATGACAGCGTCCCCTCCCCCGATTGGTGCTTTTCAAATGTACCGCCCGACCTCATTGGCCAGTTTTGAAACACTGCAAGACTGCGGCCAATTCAAAAGACTGTGTTTGAACATTTCAGCGGCAGTCGTTTTACATTACACACCGTGGCAACTGTCGAGCCAGGCACATTCAGGTAAGAACCATTTTTATTCTCCCGCAACCACGTCAAGACAAGAGCAGCACGATCTATGATGGTAGTTGAAGACGTGGAGAGATATAATCTGGATAAAGTGGATCAGCTGCGGCGAGAAAATCCAGTTCAGCGACGTAGTATTAGCTAAGCTAACGTTGGTGACCTTCTCTTCCTCGCTTAGCAGGAAGTAAACGATAGACGTTAACGGCAGCCAATTTACATCAAGTATAGAGGATTGTTAAATGTGCTTAAATTTGAATCACGTATCGTCTCTGAATGAGCCTATGGTGTGAATTAACCACACGATGTGACTAATTCAGGCTGTTGATTGTGTATTCTACTAACGTACTCCCTCGCCGTCTTGTTACTTGTTAGGCCACATTTACACTGAAGACAGATGTTCACCAGCTGATATGTCACAGTAATAATCTGACTATGTAATGAAAGTCGAAGCCACTAAGGAAAGTAATGGTTGCCGAaatttgacatgttttttttctttcttttaggCAGTAATGGAAGACTACCTAAAAATAGAGAAAATTGGAGAAGGTTGGTCTAAATGTTTCCATGTCTTCAACTCTTATTCAAAGTGCTACACATGTTTTGTTGCTAAACTTGGCATTATGGAAGAACACTTACATTGGCTAATTGATTTCATCATCCTTTAATTACCAATGTCCTGACTAAATGTAATTTAAGTGATCCGAATTACATTTTGTTCTTGCAGGTACCTATGGGGTTGTGTATAAGGGCCGGCACAAGGCTACAGGGCAGGTTGTGGCCATGAAGAAGATCCGTttggagagtgaggaggagggggttcCCAGCACTGCTGTCAGAGAGGTCTCTCTGCTTCAAGAGCTCAAGCATCCCAACGTTGTACGGTATGCTCTCTTTGAAGAGTAAAGGCTGTGCAAAGTCTAGCAGGTTAAAGGGaatttaaaagtcaaataatATTTTCCATCTTCTGAAATGGATATCTGTTGTAAAGAAATGCTGCATAACATCCCAGTCTGACAGACCCCACAAGGACAGTAGTCCTGAGATCACAGAACATCCTTTTATCTTTGACATAAAACAAGGTTGGGGACAGGGGCAGACCCTAAAACATTGTGGGAGCACGACAGTTGCTATCAAGACCGCTTCAGTCTACTTTGCCCTAATTTGCTAAAGGTTTCACTGACAAGTGTGatgtgtcatgttttcattctgtGGAATTTAGATCGTTGTCAGCtctgtttatttctctccaaTGAGGATATGATGTATTTGATCTCCCTCTGGCACTAATTTATTTACACATGGCCATGACACATAACTTGCAACCAGCAGGAAATCTGTAGAAACACTTAATTGCAGAGTAAAAGAACAGTTTTTAAGGATGTATTTTATTTCTGACTTAATTTATtgcaaaaacatatataaacataccatacaaaaaatacattgtgcaaaaaaaaaacagacagggaAAGAACATGTAATGGCAGAGTGGATAGAGGCCCTAAGCACTATAAGAAActagatttagattttatttggGTTAACACCAAATGACACCCACTGTATATCAGTGTCCCTAAACATGAGTGTGTGATGTATatctatatacattttttttttttgacccTGCCAAAGGAGGGGTTAACCACACCACATTTTGTGGAAATTGGttgagtttgttttgtgtgttatcctgttaataaataaacagatggagacgaaaacataacctccttggtttGATCCGCTACACTAAGAAATGGCAGCTTCTTGAACCTTGTGAGGCAGATAGTCTTCAGGACTTGCTGCTTGTCCATGTTCCCCTGTTCAAGCTCATGGGCCATAGTCATGTTCATTTCTGTAACTTAAGTAAAGTCTTCTGCGATACTAAAATGCTTCAACAATTTAGTGGTGTAACTAAAGTTCATCACATTCGGCTGATCTTCACACATTATGGTGGTGGTACTGTTGACTGGTCCGGGTAGCTAAACCAATTACTCAGTAACAGAAATTTCAGTTTAAGTTTATACAGATCATGTGACTTTGTCTAGTTTTCTGTCCAAGAGTGACGCGTGCAATTGCTTCTTAAATTAAACAAAGGTCAAGCGTATGCTCATGTCTTGTTCTAGTTTATTTTGTGAAATTCCAGGCAACCTCTACCTTCCTTCCAaaactgtgtttttgtggaATTATCACTTGACCCATCTCACTTTTCCCACAAAACATACTGCAGCAAGATATTTCAGGCCTTCCTGTTTGACCAAATTGATCTAATGTCAGAAGCATTAGACGTGTGGCCACAAATTTGTTCAAGGCGTGATTTGTTTCTTGTGACGTACATACACACCATTTGGCACTTAATTTATGTGTGCAATTATGTGTATAAAGTTACTCATATCAGGATATGGGATTTTATTTATACCTACCTTCAGTTCAGTGGCATTTTGCAGCCACCTAAGGTGGTGTGTGTCTTTTCAAATCATTTCAAATCAACTGAATTTGTCACAAGTGGACTCCAACCAAGGTGTAAAAACATCCCCAAAAAAAGGAATGGCAGACCTGAGTTAAACTTAAAGTCTCTGAATACTTATGTCAATGTGATATCTCCGGATTTTCCTTGGCTAAGTGAACACTTATATTAACAATATACTATGAACTAAGCCAATGTTGTTTATTTCCCAGACTCCTAGATGTCCTGATGCAGGAGTCTCGTCTCTATCTCATCTTTGAGTTCCTGTCCATGGACCTGAAGAAGTACCTGGATTCAATACCCTCCGGCCAGTACATGGACCCTATGCTGGTCAAGGTGATCATGTCCTAGGGTTTGAATAATCTGCTGTTCATGTGAGGGGTTTTCACATGAACTGTTTGTACAAGAGTAGAATGACACATTAATTATTGCAGCATAGAAAATTACATTCCCTCAGTTCAACTTTGTGGTTGGGTCAAGCTGATCGTTTTAATACTTGTCTTACAGTAATGTTATCGttcaaacaatacaaatacaagTTAATACAATAAGTTAACTGAAATGGTAACAAGTTGGTCATAAAAATTCTCTAAATGTCAAAAAGCGCTAGTAACTCATTTATGCTTGATTGTGATGATTACATTTTGGCAGGGCATAATGTTAATGTGATTAAAACCTGTAGTAATATCACATTGAGTAAATACCAATGTAGGCAATTGCTTGTTTACCGTGAGCTTTGTTTTAATAGAGACATCTAATTATACTTGAGATCACCATACTAAAACCCCACTTTAATATGCAGTTTATCAAAAGCGCAGATTGGTGACATGATATGCAcccctgctgtttgtgttgataGGTTCCTGAGTCTTGGAGCTGTTCTTGCATATTATGTGTACACTTGTAATTCCCTTTTCCACGCATTAGATGGTATGTGGAGTATGGGGAAATCAGTAATCAGAGATGTTGTCTTACCAGAAGACACGCTTTTTAGGGTGGGGGAGTGTTGCATTCAGTTTATTTGACAGAAGTACATCTAGATCACAGTGGATGGACCAGATGGTGCAGCTGAACAGATTTGAGAATGGAAGTAATTGGCTAAATAATTTGACGTGATACAAAAAGCTAGAAGTTGCCTAATTGTGTTAGTTTGGACTGACACTGATTTTCATAAATAACATCTCAACATAATTTTAAGTAGAACTGAAACAATTGGATAAATTGAgttcaaatataattttattgtATAGTAGATTTTCTGTATCGTGCTGCATATTCATGCTCCTTCTCCCACCACCCATCTCCTTTTAGAGCTACCTGTACCAGATCTTGGAGGGAATTTATTTCTGTCACTGTCATCGAGTCCTTCACCGGGACTTGAAACCCCAAAACCTACTGATCGACAACAAGGGGGTTATCAAACTGGCGGACTTTGGCCTTGCTCGTGCCTTTGGTGTTCCTGTCAGGGTCTACACCCATGAGGTGAGAATCCCTTTACACACACTAGTGTAAAACTACATGATAATGGCAGTTAGAGGTGTAGAGCAGCAACATAGAGTTCTAAAGCAGACCTGTTAAAGTGCGGCCCACGGGCCGTGGTAAAGTATGTCTATCTTAAATGGCCTGTATCTTAAACGATGAACTGaacgaatcagttttcatatgatcAAAGTGAACTTGAGTGATgttcacgggggggggggggggttaaatcATCGTATAAGGCCATCATGTGAAATACCAggtgcgtgcacgtgtgtgcgcTCCCAGACAGCTCACACAGGCCCGCttcccactcactcactcactcggaGAGACCCACGCAGTGAGaccagagctcgttcacgtgaagcagccggtcagtgactttgtagaagAACAGTGAAAACTGGTCaaagctgctcagtgatcatagcagaagctgcagttggtttgtactagtgttgcacggtgtaccggtactagaaaggtaccgcggtacccttacgttaaaaacgatacggtttagcatatatttttagtaccggtactttattaaaatagcaGGCAAAGAGAGCGCACTCTCTGCTCCGCTCCCTGTCCACAAATGCAACAGGCAGTCCTCACTCACAGCGAGTGATCTCAGGGAGACATGGCCGAGCAGACCGTCCTCGGCTTGTTGGAAgtgattctctctcaaactgtggCGCGGCTGGGCGGAGACATACAGGTGGAGCGCGCCACCGGGAGAGGGGGGGATGTGACGCGGGACTGtaacgtccgcatctctttcacGGCGGCGCAGTAAAACAAGTCGTTGTttctccgggggggggggggggtctcatcCCGCGGCTCCTCGGCccctccctgtgcagtgttcatatgttgaacgggaacgtcacgttcatttgtcaaatcagcatcgtgtcagaccagcatgaaaaaaacaggtgtgtgtttgtgcgcgcgCGCGCGCTGTCCCACGCCAAGacagcgcgcacacacaggccccggagccccgcccccactcactcgctcaggtggcatgtttttacttttttttcacctcaaacacacatctgtaaaattatgtaactcttgtggaaataactatgtggt is a window encoding:
- the cdk1 gene encoding cyclin-dependent kinase 1, which encodes MEDYLKIEKIGEGTYGVVYKGRHKATGQVVAMKKIRLESEEEGVPSTAVREVSLLQELKHPNVVRLLDVLMQESRLYLIFEFLSMDLKKYLDSIPSGQYMDPMLVKSYLYQILEGIYFCHCHRVLHRDLKPQNLLIDNKGVIKLADFGLARAFGVPVRVYTHEVVTLWYRAPEVLLGSPRYSTPVDVWSTGTIFAELATKKPLFHGDSEIDQLFRIFRTLGTPNNDVWPDVESLPDYKNTFPKWKPGNLSSMVKTLDKNGLELLAKMLIYNPPQRISAREAMTHPYFDDLDKSTLPAASINKA